The Deinococcus sonorensis KR-87 genome includes a window with the following:
- a CDS encoding tyrosine-protein kinase domain-containing protein, which translates to MTQPNDDINLLQVLGTLRRSLLPIMGATVLVGAGTYLASRAQHPVYESRSSIISLYSNMGNQVVNSTVVTAPPLPQGALDEAMRSKSVTNNILKSVMAAHLDAAQTNAIRRGLQNSLATGKNSLIKVNSRLDTLQRGVYEIVAHASSPRAASVLSGATVNALLGWDAERAQRGVSSARKNIESQLQSLDTRLKTTSPGSADYVSLTTARGVILQNLAQMTALEQTSSGTLSAGADPSDPISPVSPRPLRNAVLAALLTLFAASGLVLLLGSLRRRVNNASDLVPLGLPLLGQLPLMKRSELTRGILGASRSGRLYDALGFLRINLSTAEPKSGRILAVTSAAPGAGKSSLSAALASSFAEGGLRVLLIDADLHRPTQHRVWNMNSTTTVRLPGATKDGQATLPHALMYPDEACALRDPAQAEVDLLPAGQPGRQRQQLLNHPDLAELLRRWATGYDLILIDTPPVLALADTLALTLSTDGVLLVVESGVTSLDEVERVQQIVQQNGIKLLGAVLNKLPRSEQRYYYGYSYTAPSQK; encoded by the coding sequence ATGACCCAGCCCAACGACGACATCAATTTGCTCCAGGTGCTCGGCACCCTGCGCCGGAGTTTGCTCCCGATTATGGGCGCGACGGTGCTGGTCGGTGCGGGCACCTACCTGGCGTCGCGGGCACAGCATCCGGTGTATGAATCTCGCAGCAGCATCATCAGTCTGTACAGCAATATGGGCAACCAAGTGGTGAACAGCACCGTAGTAACTGCCCCTCCTCTGCCCCAGGGAGCTTTAGATGAGGCGATGCGCTCAAAAAGCGTGACCAATAACATTCTAAAGTCGGTGATGGCGGCGCATCTCGATGCAGCTCAGACAAATGCGATCCGCCGGGGCCTCCAGAACAGCTTGGCCACTGGCAAGAATAGTCTAATCAAAGTGAACTCACGACTGGACACTCTGCAGCGCGGGGTGTACGAGATCGTGGCGCACGCCAGCTCACCGCGTGCCGCCAGCGTATTGTCCGGAGCAACCGTCAACGCCTTGCTCGGCTGGGACGCCGAGCGTGCCCAGCGTGGAGTGTCCAGCGCACGCAAGAACATTGAATCTCAATTGCAGTCGCTGGACACTCGATTAAAGACAACCTCTCCTGGCAGTGCTGACTATGTGAGTCTGACGACGGCGCGCGGCGTGATTTTACAGAATCTGGCACAGATGACGGCATTGGAGCAGACTTCAAGTGGCACTCTGTCAGCTGGAGCTGATCCCAGCGATCCCATCAGCCCAGTATCGCCACGACCATTACGGAACGCGGTCCTCGCGGCGTTACTGACACTATTTGCAGCCAGTGGCTTAGTGCTGTTGCTTGGCTCGTTGCGCCGTCGCGTAAACAACGCCTCGGATCTCGTCCCTCTGGGCCTACCGCTGCTTGGTCAGCTGCCATTGATGAAGCGCAGCGAGTTGACGCGTGGAATTTTAGGAGCGAGTCGGAGCGGGCGGCTGTACGACGCGCTGGGCTTTCTGCGGATCAACCTCAGTACGGCCGAGCCCAAATCGGGCCGGATTTTGGCCGTCACCAGCGCCGCTCCCGGCGCCGGAAAGAGCAGCCTAAGCGCGGCTCTGGCTTCCAGCTTCGCCGAGGGCGGGTTGCGGGTGTTGCTGATTGACGCGGACCTCCATCGCCCTACTCAGCACCGTGTCTGGAACATGAACAGCACGACGACCGTACGTCTTCCGGGAGCCACTAAAGATGGTCAAGCGACGCTGCCTCATGCCCTGATGTATCCCGATGAAGCGTGTGCGCTCCGCGACCCAGCGCAAGCGGAGGTGGATCTGCTGCCGGCTGGACAACCAGGGCGACAGCGTCAACAGCTGCTAAATCATCCCGACCTCGCTGAGCTGCTGCGCCGCTGGGCTACTGGGTATGACCTGATATTGATTGACACCCCACCGGTGCTAGCCCTGGCTGACACCTTGGCGCTGACTTTAAGTACCGACGGCGTCCTGCTGGTGGTGGAATCTGGTGTGACCAGCCTGGACGAGGTCGAGCGAGTCCAGCAAATCGTTCAACAGAACGGTATCAAGCTACTGGGCGCAGTGCTGAACAAGTTGCCGCGCTCTGAACAGCGGTACTACTACGGGTACAGCTACACTGCGCCCAGCCAGAAATAA
- a CDS encoding nucleotide sugar dehydrogenase: MSRTLEVDLLSALKDKIRDRSARIGVVGLGYVGLPFLVEKAKVGFHVTGIDKNQSRADMVARGENYIGDVHDAELRDVVARGLVSTTTDFEKVAELDVIVICVPTPLDSNLTPDLGFVRQVTAEIARYLRPGQLVSLESTTYPGTTEEVMKPLLEAGGLEAGVDFFLAHSPERVDPGNKKFGTANTNKVVGGNDPASLEAALVFYKSAIEHVVPVSSAKVAEMVKVYENTFRSVNIALVNELAMLCDRMGMNVWEVLDAAFTKPFGIMPFYPGPGVGGHCIPLDPHYLEWKAREYGFETRFITLASEINRNMPDFVIQKVTRLLNNDSKAVKGSRILQLGMAYKRNIDDYRESPALVVYEQLLALGADIRFYDPHVSIVEEHGQTIQGLGELTIESLEQADLVIITTPHSNVDYQQVVKHSRRVLDTRNATQGIVSNNIVLL, encoded by the coding sequence ATGTCACGTACCCTCGAAGTTGATCTCCTGTCCGCCCTTAAAGATAAGATTCGGGATCGCAGCGCCAGAATCGGTGTGGTGGGTTTGGGATATGTTGGGCTGCCTTTCCTCGTCGAAAAAGCCAAAGTAGGCTTTCATGTCACCGGAATCGATAAGAACCAAAGCCGGGCGGATATGGTTGCTCGGGGTGAAAATTATATTGGTGACGTCCATGACGCCGAGCTGAGAGACGTGGTGGCCCGCGGCCTCGTCTCTACTACCACTGACTTTGAGAAGGTGGCTGAGCTTGATGTGATCGTTATCTGTGTGCCGACGCCACTGGATAGCAACTTGACGCCCGACCTGGGGTTTGTTCGTCAAGTGACGGCGGAGATTGCCCGTTACCTCCGCCCTGGACAGCTGGTCAGTCTGGAGAGCACTACCTACCCCGGTACCACCGAAGAAGTCATGAAGCCGCTCTTGGAAGCAGGCGGCCTGGAAGCGGGTGTAGACTTTTTTCTGGCCCACTCCCCGGAGCGAGTCGATCCTGGGAACAAGAAGTTCGGTACTGCCAATACCAACAAAGTGGTTGGTGGGAATGATCCAGCGAGTTTGGAAGCAGCACTCGTCTTCTATAAGAGTGCCATTGAGCACGTGGTACCAGTGAGCAGCGCCAAAGTAGCCGAAATGGTTAAGGTCTATGAAAATACCTTCCGTTCAGTCAACATTGCATTGGTGAACGAGTTGGCAATGTTATGTGATCGCATGGGCATGAATGTGTGGGAAGTGCTGGACGCAGCTTTCACCAAACCCTTCGGGATCATGCCGTTTTATCCTGGTCCCGGCGTCGGCGGTCATTGTATTCCCTTAGATCCGCATTATTTAGAGTGGAAGGCTCGCGAGTACGGCTTCGAGACCCGCTTCATTACTCTAGCCAGCGAGATTAATCGTAATATGCCGGATTTTGTGATTCAGAAAGTCACACGATTGCTTAATAATGATAGTAAAGCTGTAAAAGGTAGTCGTATTCTTCAGCTCGGCATGGCATATAAGCGCAATATTGACGATTACCGCGAGTCACCTGCTCTGGTCGTTTATGAACAGCTTTTAGCGCTTGGTGCAGACATTAGATTCTATGATCCGCACGTTAGTATTGTTGAGGAGCACGGACAGACCATTCAGGGCTTGGGCGAACTAACAATCGAATCACTTGAACAGGCGGATCTGGTGATTATTACTACCCCGCACAGCAATGTGGATTATCAGCAAGTTGTGAAGCACAGTCGTCGTGTTTTAGACACTCGCAATGCGACTCAGGGTATCGTGTCTAATAATATCGTCCTTCTGTAA
- a CDS encoding SDR family oxidoreductase produces the protein MARYLVTGGAGFIGSHLVEALVNRGDDVVVFDDLSSGRYENIAHLEGRFRFVRDDLRTLPAVEAAMEGVDFVSHLGALGSVPRSIADPITSHNVNATGTLNVLLAAKQARVKRVVYASSSSVYGDNVALPTVETMPLRPISPYALTKLTGEEYCRIFSLVYGLETVTLRFFNVFGPRQWPNSPYAAVIPKFINAMLEGRAPIINGDGLQSRDFTFVLNNIDANLKALEMPAQQVVGRSFNIACGDQISLVDIVSGLNQILGTNIAPEFGPTRPGDIKHSCANIVAAAQLLNYRPLVRFWEGLEQTVDHYRQLMDTPNIL, from the coding sequence ATGGCCAGATACCTGGTGACCGGAGGTGCCGGTTTTATCGGCAGCCATCTTGTGGAAGCCCTGGTGAATCGTGGAGATGACGTAGTTGTATTCGACGATCTGTCCAGTGGCCGGTATGAGAACATCGCTCATCTCGAAGGCCGTTTCCGATTTGTCAGGGACGATCTACGAACGCTGCCAGCAGTCGAAGCTGCTATGGAAGGCGTGGATTTTGTGAGCCACTTGGGAGCACTTGGGAGCGTTCCAAGATCTATCGCTGATCCAATTACAAGTCATAATGTAAATGCAACCGGTACGCTAAACGTTTTACTTGCAGCAAAGCAAGCAAGAGTAAAACGTGTAGTCTATGCCAGCAGTAGCAGTGTTTACGGCGATAACGTAGCACTGCCAACAGTAGAAACAATGCCGCTGCGGCCCATCTCCCCATATGCACTGACAAAGTTGACGGGAGAGGAGTATTGTAGGATTTTTTCCCTAGTCTATGGCCTTGAAACTGTAACCCTGCGATTTTTTAATGTATTTGGGCCGCGCCAATGGCCAAATAGTCCGTACGCAGCAGTGATCCCAAAATTTATTAACGCTATGCTTGAAGGACGTGCACCGATTATAAATGGAGACGGCTTGCAATCAAGAGATTTTACATTCGTGCTTAACAATATCGATGCCAATTTAAAAGCCTTAGAAATGCCTGCCCAACAGGTTGTTGGTCGCTCTTTCAATATTGCTTGTGGCGATCAGATCAGTCTTGTTGACATCGTATCAGGCCTTAATCAGATACTTGGAACAAATATAGCCCCGGAATTTGGACCCACCCGACCTGGAGACATCAAACATTCGTGTGCAAATATAGTTGCAGCGGCGCAGTTACTAAATTACCGGCCTTTGGTAAGGTTCTGGGAGGGTCTGGAACAGACTGTGGACCATTATAGACAATTGATGGACACACCAAATATCTTATGA
- a CDS encoding lipopolysaccharide biosynthesis protein, with the protein MSATPNSQKGLSLRRNISWTLVGNLVYALSQWGMLVILARMSSPHIVGQYSLALAVSAPVYMALNLQLRGVQATDANKTYLFGDYLVLRVVTTIIGLIFLSVIVYRYAPDTRIVIGLISLAKAFETISDVLYGRMQAHERMDSIARSTLIKGPVSLLALFVGFLWEGLPGAAGLLAAGWLLLLVAYDLPNALRMSTKDDIRWGGIRVLWQLFKVSAPLGIVMGLVSLNTNIPRYQIEASLNTSALGIYSALAYITVAISLIINATGQAVSPRLARYFAEGNKEGFFKILYKMLSIGIFLGMVGIIGASILGRLVLNLMYGAAYSEYAPLLVTIMVAAGFGYLASFLGYTMTAARKFKEQVPLFLICTAITYMLSYIFVPRYGLSGAALATLISNVVQLGGGAFITYHAILSRNSSPKEHDVHQ; encoded by the coding sequence ATGAGTGCTACCCCTAACTCTCAAAAAGGCTTAAGCCTACGTCGAAATATCTCTTGGACTCTTGTAGGAAATTTAGTTTATGCGCTCTCGCAATGGGGAATGTTAGTAATACTTGCTCGAATGTCTTCACCCCATATTGTGGGACAATATTCGCTTGCGCTAGCCGTCAGCGCTCCAGTATATATGGCATTAAACCTTCAGCTTAGAGGTGTGCAAGCTACTGATGCAAACAAAACTTATCTTTTTGGCGATTATTTAGTTCTGCGTGTTGTAACAACTATTATCGGATTGATTTTTCTTTCAGTCATAGTCTACCGATATGCGCCAGACACACGCATAGTGATCGGACTGATCAGTCTCGCAAAGGCATTTGAAACAATTAGCGACGTTCTCTATGGACGCATGCAGGCCCACGAGAGGATGGATAGCATCGCGCGATCCACACTTATCAAGGGACCAGTTTCGCTGTTGGCGCTTTTTGTTGGTTTTTTATGGGAGGGACTCCCTGGGGCAGCAGGCTTGTTAGCTGCCGGTTGGCTACTTTTGTTGGTCGCGTATGATCTGCCAAACGCTCTGCGTATGAGCACAAAAGACGACATACGATGGGGCGGTATTCGTGTTTTATGGCAACTTTTTAAAGTTTCTGCGCCACTTGGTATTGTAATGGGGCTAGTATCATTGAACACGAATATACCACGCTACCAGATAGAGGCCTCTCTTAATACTAGTGCTTTGGGAATTTATTCTGCTCTTGCATATATAACTGTCGCAATTAGTCTTATCATCAACGCTACTGGTCAAGCAGTCAGTCCACGCTTGGCTCGTTATTTTGCAGAAGGTAACAAAGAGGGTTTTTTTAAAATACTGTATAAGATGTTGTCTATAGGTATATTCCTTGGCATGGTCGGGATAATTGGTGCCTCTATTCTGGGACGTTTAGTACTTAACCTTATGTATGGCGCGGCTTACTCAGAATATGCTCCGCTTCTGGTTACTATCATGGTTGCTGCAGGATTTGGCTATCTTGCTTCATTTCTAGGTTATACAATGACAGCTGCTCGGAAGTTTAAGGAACAAGTGCCGCTATTTCTAATTTGCACTGCAATTACATACATGCTGTCTTACATTTTCGTCCCCCGTTATGGATTATCTGGTGCCGCGTTAGCAACTCTAATATCAAACGTCGTGCAACTCGGTGGTGGGGCGTTCATAACCTATCACGCCATTTTATCAAGAAATAGTTCGCCAAAGGAGCATGATGTCCATCAGTAA
- a CDS encoding glycosyltransferase produces MMSISKTNGQPKKIRVLHIVGGMDRAGAETWLYNVRKCLSKELIQMDFVVHGNKTYDYEEELTMMGCEFIRCTHAGNPVYYTASLFRALKKRPKYDIIHAHIHYYSGFALVASRLAGIRALVCHSHIDKLASMGKPSLMQKTYQSIMRTLINKLSLAKVAVSQNAGADLFGAKWKPIANDHIIPCGIDITKYKINLDAATTKKQLKLPEESVVIGHVGRLERQKNHTFLLKAFHNARSLNPKLHLLCIGQGSLIDQLKLEADRLGISENVTFTGAANNVTTIMQEAMDGFVFPSLFEGIPLALVEAQAAGLYTIMSDSIPSQAEVYPGSTVRLSLSEPVEIWARHISQIDGSEKTGRQMKALKAIKERGMDVTSTAEKILAIYINLITY; encoded by the coding sequence ATGATGTCCATCAGTAAAACAAATGGCCAGCCGAAGAAGATACGTGTCCTTCATATTGTTGGAGGTATGGATCGTGCAGGAGCAGAAACGTGGCTATACAATGTCAGAAAGTGTCTAAGCAAAGAATTGATTCAAATGGACTTTGTTGTTCACGGAAATAAAACCTATGACTATGAAGAAGAGTTAACAATGATGGGATGTGAATTTATTAGATGCACTCATGCGGGGAATCCTGTTTATTATACAGCCTCGCTTTTTAGAGCACTTAAGAAAAGGCCCAAGTATGACATTATCCACGCCCATATCCACTATTATTCAGGATTTGCGTTAGTCGCTTCTAGACTTGCTGGGATTAGGGCACTGGTTTGCCATTCTCACATCGATAAGTTGGCATCTATGGGAAAGCCATCACTGATGCAAAAGACTTATCAGTCAATAATGAGAACGCTGATTAATAAATTATCATTGGCGAAGGTTGCAGTGAGTCAAAACGCTGGAGCAGATTTATTCGGTGCAAAGTGGAAGCCTATTGCTAACGACCATATTATACCTTGCGGCATTGATATTACGAAGTACAAGATAAATTTAGATGCTGCTACCACAAAAAAACAACTCAAATTGCCCGAAGAGAGTGTTGTGATAGGCCATGTGGGCCGTTTGGAGCGACAAAAGAATCACACTTTCTTGCTGAAAGCCTTTCATAATGCTAGATCGCTTAATCCTAAGCTTCACCTTCTATGCATAGGGCAAGGAAGTCTAATTGATCAGCTAAAATTAGAGGCTGACCGCCTAGGTATCAGCGAAAATGTGACGTTCACTGGAGCAGCAAACAACGTAACCACGATAATGCAGGAGGCAATGGACGGATTTGTGTTTCCCTCTCTATTTGAGGGTATCCCATTAGCTTTGGTAGAAGCGCAAGCTGCAGGCCTGTATACGATTATGTCCGATTCTATTCCAAGCCAAGCTGAAGTCTACCCAGGCTCCACCGTTCGCCTCTCCCTCAGCGAGCCTGTTGAGATATGGGCTAGACATATTTCCCAAATTGATGGCTCGGAAAAAACTGGACGACAAATGAAAGCTCTTAAGGCTATTAAAGAGAGAGGTATGGATGTGACTTCGACTGCAGAAAAAATTCTTGCTATTTATATTAACTTAATTACCTATTGA
- a CDS encoding glycosyltransferase — MLSQTYELWELILINDGSTDNSVTIAKSYSDPRIILLDDKLNKGLASRLNEITALASGDMIARMDADDIMDPRRLEKQLIYLEMRPEVDLVGSSAYIIDLQNNVTGLRSAKQPARKLIDIVRRGMFIHPSVMGRRSWFLENSYNTALKRSEDFDMWVRTYKKSTFHNIEEPLLYYRETGIAQYKKYIKTQTEKLALLKDYATKYISPREAIYFSFLISGKMLTYSLANFLGLESNLTSKRNQSFTEEQKKQATDRLKSEFRNKII, encoded by the coding sequence GTGCTCTCGCAGACTTATGAGTTGTGGGAGTTGATTTTGATTAATGATGGCTCCACAGATAATTCAGTCACTATTGCCAAATCATATTCAGATCCTCGAATTATACTTCTTGATGATAAATTAAATAAGGGCTTAGCGTCGCGTCTCAACGAGATAACCGCTCTTGCCTCTGGCGATATGATTGCAAGGATGGATGCGGACGATATTATGGATCCACGTCGTTTAGAGAAGCAGCTCATATACCTTGAAATGCGCCCGGAAGTAGATCTTGTAGGATCATCAGCTTACATTATCGACTTGCAAAATAATGTTACAGGACTGAGATCGGCCAAACAGCCCGCACGTAAATTAATCGATATAGTCCGGCGAGGGATGTTTATCCATCCATCGGTCATGGGTAGACGAAGCTGGTTTTTAGAGAATAGTTACAATACTGCCCTAAAAAGGTCCGAAGATTTCGATATGTGGGTTAGAACATATAAAAAATCGACCTTCCATAATATTGAAGAGCCGCTATTGTACTACCGCGAAACGGGTATTGCTCAATATAAAAAATATATCAAAACACAAACTGAGAAATTAGCACTTCTGAAAGATTACGCGACCAAGTATATCAGCCCAAGAGAAGCGATTTATTTCAGCTTCCTGATATCTGGGAAAATGCTAACCTATTCATTGGCCAACTTTTTAGGACTCGAGTCAAATTTGACATCAAAAAGAAACCAGTCATTTACGGAAGAACAGAAAAAGCAAGCCACTGACAGACTTAAGAGCGAATTCCGCAATAAAATAATTTGA
- a CDS encoding glycosyltransferase family 4 protein, with the protein MPKRLLYMVTVPVSARTFLTGQLKALKKYDYEVHVASSPQPVEELLRVADNEGVSAHFVPLVREISIKEDFKALIATWRLMRRIRPDITNVGTPKAGLIGGLASALSGTPARVYTLRGLRLETTSGIRRQLLIWMEQLACASAHRVVCVSPSLRERAVELRLTPPDKAVVLGAGSSNGLDSERFMPTSDLLRRAEEIRTFLNLPAGPPTIGFVGRFVKDKGITELIEAFEMLSIEMPDLRLLLLGRYEEGDPVPSNIRHKIESHPNIICPGFVTDTSPYYYLMDLLAFPTHREGFGNVALEAAAAGIPVVATTATGVIDAVQHGITGLIVPVNNSKALADAIQFLIYEPNTAAAMGNAGRARVQRDFQPQRIWQLLDSLYEELMEEHHARRRKNAQKTRIFIKHITHLVLAISTRVLKHISVHLVSPLIKSKRR; encoded by the coding sequence ATGCCCAAACGTCTCTTATATATGGTTACAGTGCCTGTTAGTGCTAGAACCTTTTTGACAGGTCAGCTTAAAGCACTAAAAAAATACGATTACGAAGTTCATGTTGCCTCTTCTCCCCAACCAGTCGAAGAGCTTCTTCGAGTGGCTGATAATGAAGGCGTATCGGCCCACTTTGTTCCCCTTGTACGTGAAATCTCAATAAAAGAGGATTTCAAGGCACTTATTGCGACGTGGCGTCTTATGCGCCGTATACGTCCTGACATTACCAATGTCGGAACTCCTAAAGCCGGCCTAATTGGCGGTCTGGCTTCGGCACTATCAGGTACACCCGCCAGAGTGTATACGCTTCGTGGGCTTCGGTTAGAAACAACATCAGGAATTAGACGCCAACTATTAATATGGATGGAACAATTAGCCTGCGCTTCCGCCCATCGAGTTGTCTGTGTTAGTCCAAGTCTCCGCGAGCGAGCGGTAGAGCTGAGGCTGACGCCACCAGATAAAGCAGTGGTCCTTGGCGCAGGAAGCAGTAATGGGTTGGACAGCGAACGCTTTATGCCTACGAGCGATTTACTGCGTCGCGCAGAAGAAATCAGAACGTTTCTGAATTTACCTGCCGGTCCACCTACTATAGGTTTCGTGGGCCGCTTTGTAAAGGATAAAGGAATAACTGAGTTAATAGAAGCATTCGAGATGCTTTCTATAGAGATGCCGGATTTACGCCTATTATTATTGGGCAGATATGAGGAAGGCGATCCGGTTCCATCAAATATACGCCACAAAATAGAGAGTCATCCTAATATTATTTGCCCTGGCTTCGTCACCGACACATCTCCTTATTATTATTTAATGGATCTGTTGGCTTTTCCCACACACCGTGAAGGATTCGGTAACGTTGCACTCGAGGCTGCCGCAGCAGGAATACCAGTCGTCGCAACAACGGCAACAGGTGTTATAGATGCTGTACAGCATGGCATAACAGGTTTAATAGTCCCTGTAAATAACTCTAAGGCACTAGCTGACGCAATTCAATTCCTGATATATGAACCAAACACTGCTGCGGCGATGGGGAATGCAGGACGCGCACGTGTTCAGAGAGATTTTCAACCACAGCGCATTTGGCAACTACTAGATTCATTATATGAAGAGTTGATGGAAGAACATCATGCTCGCCGTCGCAAGAATGCACAAAAAACCAGAATCTTTATAAAACATATCACACATTTGGTATTAGCAATCTCAACGAGAGTATTGAAGCACATTTCAGTTCATCTCGTCAGCCCACTAATTAAAAGCAAACGTCGCTAG
- a CDS encoding IS5 family transposase produces MYDSDLSDAEWATLQAVWPARSTRGTRPKWPRRRIMDAIMYVLRGTIAWRALLKEFPPWQTVFYHFRRMRLSGIWKRVNTALRQQYRVQIGRTADPHATVIDSQSAKTTEVGDQRGFDGNKKIKDRKRHLLVDTLGRLLKVVVHPASLQDRQGGRLLVEAIKGELPTLNKIWADQGYTGAFRTWANAPL; encoded by the coding sequence ATGTACGACTCGGACCTCAGTGATGCGGAATGGGCGACGCTTCAGGCCGTCTGGCCAGCTCGATCAACGCGGGGGACCCGCCCCAAATGGCCACGGCGGCGCATCATGGACGCCATCATGTATGTCCTGCGCGGCACCATCGCTTGGCGGGCGCTTCTCAAAGAGTTTCCACCATGGCAAACCGTGTTTTACCATTTCCGTCGGATGCGGCTGAGCGGCATCTGGAAGCGGGTCAACACTGCTCTACGGCAACAGTACCGGGTGCAGATCGGACGCACGGCCGATCCACACGCCACAGTGATCGATAGCCAGTCCGCCAAAACGACCGAGGTTGGCGATCAGCGAGGCTTTGACGGCAACAAAAAGATTAAGGACCGGAAACGGCACCTCCTGGTCGATACGCTCGGCCGGCTGTTGAAAGTGGTCGTGCACCCAGCGAGTTTGCAGGACCGTCAGGGTGGCAGATTGTTGGTAGAAGCGATCAAGGGAGAGCTCCCTACGCTGAACAAGATCTGGGCTGATCAGGGGTATACCGGGGCCTTCAGAACCTGGGCCAATGCACCCCTCTAG
- a CDS encoding transposase: MEYPWWRQLERYAPEMLEAQGFDDTAFHMLPRRWVVERTFAWLGRNRRLAKDFEYLGKATETWCDLAMSRLLLRRLTRP; the protein is encoded by the coding sequence GTGGAGTATCCGTGGTGGCGGCAGCTCGAACGCTACGCGCCTGAGATGCTCGAAGCGCAAGGTTTCGATGACACCGCATTTCATATGCTGCCCAGGCGATGGGTCGTGGAGCGCACCTTCGCTTGGCTCGGACGCAACAGACGGCTCGCGAAAGACTTCGAATACCTTGGAAAGGCTACCGAGACGTGGTGCGACCTGGCCATGAGTCGCCTCCTGCTGCGTCGCCTCACCCGGCCGTGA